The Thiothrix subterranea genome has a segment encoding these proteins:
- a CDS encoding DEAD/DEAH box helicase family protein, with product MSDFPRQLILNDWLLTQFGVTQFADLSAALHHKELSGFTEEGNSRFYVRLVETFPQRSRPLRDEQLRDYDLNIVRHWKRISETRNHAGQILYPLYFQYMALLFNEIYQDRYWADRDAFAGELNTHLHRFNLKLDKKLKLDPYQPQELNKLAFWMATGAGKTLLMHVNILQTQHYLQQHRKQREIEQVLLLTPNARLSEQHQRELRDSGINADFYTKNRQSAQGVLGFGVQILHIHQLKDKDGDTTVAVGNFEGKNLVLVDEGHRGASGEEWLDKREQLCAAGFSYEYSATFEQAIATAATTKKDGVSQQQRLTQLYAKCILLDYSYRYFYNDGFGKDFHILNLESKALEGSQALYLTGCLLAFFQQRLLYKDQATQIKPYLLDNPLCLFVGGTVTGRDLDEQQSDISLIVHFLAQFLSEQQRGTFEHYLEQLLHGRDSLIDKQDQRVFHERFSYIVAQYHQRGAAMLYHDLRRTVFNTELGGLLHIEELKGTDGEIGLRVGDASDYFAVINIGDTGKLCKLLEAERSNQERPLYTVSEKVFAGSLFRDINTSRSRITLLIGAKKFTEGWSSWRVSTMGLLNIGKNKGSEIIQLFGRGVRLKGYDFGLQRSGFVRRDDEQAHPEYLAYLETLNIFGVRASYMDEFRQLLEDQGLTEPEKPETITLKVFPTPDQTELQRIQLKLLRPSKSMPSFKQAARPVLALLPIDSPHHVKVVLDWYPRVQSKAGSKQGANLQLQGKQHSINLYEARFGRDQLAFLDDEQLLFELLRFKNEKGWHNLQITREALRTVLADSSWYKLTIPEEFWSFGAGHFARVQLWQEIATVLLKRYCERYYALKKQEYEAPYLEYQSVATTDPNFVREYQVDVPVTEIDLITVLKAAEKRLKNAKRADAVRDLTGHGDFHFIGADFHLYFPLVELSGKGHTVKVKPVHLNQGEAQFVRDLTQWVDSKPALLQGYELYLLRNQSKSGVGFFEAGNFYPDFILWVKKDNQQWITFVDPKGLHHNTQGFEHPKIQFAKTIKTYEAKYQHTVEQHITLNSFILSTTSKHEMNGAEDKVFSDHHILFQKDYPHHYVDDMMMRVLRP from the coding sequence ATGAGCGATTTCCCCCGCCAACTGATCTTAAACGACTGGCTGCTAACGCAATTCGGTGTCACGCAATTTGCTGACCTTTCCGCCGCCTTACACCATAAGGAACTCAGCGGGTTCACCGAAGAGGGTAATAGCCGTTTTTACGTGCGGCTGGTGGAAACTTTTCCGCAACGTAGCCGCCCGCTGCGTGATGAGCAATTGCGCGATTACGACCTCAATATCGTGCGTCACTGGAAACGCATCAGCGAAACGCGCAACCACGCGGGGCAAATCCTGTACCCGTTGTATTTCCAGTACATGGCATTGCTGTTCAATGAAATTTACCAAGACCGCTATTGGGCAGACCGCGACGCTTTTGCGGGTGAACTCAATACTCACTTACACCGCTTCAACTTAAAGCTGGATAAAAAGCTCAAACTCGACCCCTATCAGCCGCAGGAACTCAATAAACTGGCATTCTGGATGGCAACGGGCGCGGGTAAAACTTTGCTGATGCACGTCAATATCCTGCAAACCCAGCACTACCTGCAACAACACCGCAAACAGCGCGAGATTGAGCAAGTGCTATTGCTGACCCCGAATGCGCGGCTTTCCGAACAACACCAGCGCGAACTGCGCGATTCGGGTATTAATGCCGATTTCTACACCAAAAACCGCCAGTCTGCCCAAGGCGTGTTGGGTTTTGGGGTGCAAATCCTGCACATCCACCAACTCAAGGACAAAGACGGCGACACCACGGTAGCGGTTGGTAATTTCGAGGGTAAAAATTTGGTGTTGGTGGATGAGGGGCATCGCGGCGCAAGCGGTGAGGAATGGCTGGATAAGCGCGAACAGCTTTGCGCGGCTGGCTTTTCCTACGAATATTCCGCCACGTTTGAACAAGCGATTGCCACTGCCGCGACCACCAAAAAAGACGGCGTGAGTCAGCAGCAACGCCTGACCCAGCTCTACGCCAAGTGCATTTTGCTGGATTATTCCTACCGCTATTTCTACAACGATGGTTTTGGGAAGGATTTTCATATCCTCAATCTGGAAAGCAAAGCCTTGGAAGGTTCGCAAGCGCTGTATCTGACGGGGTGTTTACTGGCGTTTTTCCAGCAACGTTTGCTCTATAAGGATCAAGCTACCCAGATCAAGCCGTATTTGCTGGATAATCCGCTGTGTCTGTTTGTCGGCGGCACGGTGACGGGCAGGGATTTGGATGAGCAGCAAAGCGACATTTCCCTGATTGTGCATTTCCTCGCGCAATTCCTGAGTGAACAACAGCGCGGCACGTTTGAGCATTATCTGGAACAACTCCTGCACGGGCGTGATAGCTTGATTGATAAGCAAGATCAGCGCGTGTTTCATGAGCGTTTTAGCTACATCGTCGCGCAATACCACCAGCGAGGCGCGGCAATGCTGTACCACGATTTGCGCCGCACGGTGTTCAATACTGAACTCGGTGGCTTGCTGCACATTGAAGAACTCAAAGGCACGGATGGCGAAATCGGTTTGCGCGTGGGTGATGCCAGCGATTATTTCGCGGTCATCAATATCGGCGACACGGGTAAGCTGTGCAAATTGCTGGAGGCAGAGCGCAGCAACCAAGAACGCCCGTTGTATACCGTGAGTGAAAAAGTGTTTGCGGGTTCGTTATTCCGCGACATTAACACCAGCCGTTCGCGCATTACGCTGCTGATTGGTGCGAAGAAATTCACCGAGGGCTGGAGTTCATGGCGTGTCAGCACGATGGGCTTGCTGAATATCGGCAAAAACAAAGGCTCGGAAATCATCCAATTGTTTGGGCGCGGGGTGCGGCTGAAGGGCTATGATTTTGGCTTGCAACGCTCCGGTTTCGTGCGTCGTGACGATGAGCAAGCACACCCTGAGTATTTGGCGTATCTGGAAACGCTGAATATTTTCGGGGTACGCGCCAGTTACATGGATGAGTTTCGTCAATTGCTGGAAGATCAGGGTTTAACTGAGCCTGAGAAACCGGAAACCATTACCCTGAAAGTATTCCCTACCCCTGACCAGACAGAATTGCAACGTATCCAGTTAAAATTATTGCGTCCTAGTAAATCCATGCCAAGTTTCAAGCAAGCGGCGCGTCCGGTATTGGCGTTGCTGCCTATCGACAGCCCCCACCATGTCAAGGTGGTGCTTGACTGGTATCCGCGAGTACAAAGCAAAGCGGGTAGCAAACAAGGCGCAAACCTGCAACTGCAAGGCAAACAACACAGTATTAACTTGTACGAAGCGCGGTTTGGGCGGGATCAACTCGCGTTTCTGGACGATGAGCAATTGCTGTTTGAGTTGCTGCGTTTCAAAAACGAAAAGGGTTGGCATAACCTGCAAATCACCCGCGAAGCCTTACGCACGGTATTAGCGGATTCGTCATGGTACAAACTCACCATCCCCGAAGAATTTTGGTCGTTTGGTGCGGGGCATTTCGCACGGGTACAACTGTGGCAGGAAATCGCCACCGTCTTGCTGAAACGTTATTGCGAACGCTACTACGCCTTGAAAAAACAGGAGTACGAAGCCCCGTATCTGGAATACCAAAGCGTCGCAACCACCGACCCGAATTTCGTTAGGGAATATCAGGTGGATGTACCAGTGACGGAAATAGACCTGATTACTGTTTTGAAAGCTGCTGAAAAGCGTCTGAAAAATGCTAAACGCGCGGATGCCGTGCGTGATTTAACCGGTCACGGTGATTTTCACTTCATCGGCGCGGATTTTCACCTGTATTTTCCCTTGGTTGAGCTTTCCGGTAAGGGGCATACCGTCAAGGTAAAGCCCGTGCATCTGAATCAGGGCGAGGCGCAATTTGTGCGTGACCTGACGCAATGGGTAGACAGCAAGCCCGCTTTGCTGCAAGGGTATGAGCTGTATTTGTTGCGTAACCAATCGAAAAGCGGTGTGGGATTTTTTGAAGCGGGGAATTTCTACCCCGACTTTATTTTGTGGGTGAAAAAAGATAATCAGCAATGGATTACCTTCGTTGATCCCAAGGGCTTGCATCACAATACGCAAGGTTTTGAGCATCCGAAAATTCAGTTTGCCAAAACGATTAAGACGTATGAAGCCAAGTATCAACACACGGTCGAGCAGCACATTACACTGAATTCTTTTATTCTCTCGACGACGAGTAAACATGAGATGAATGGGGCTGAGGACAAGGTTTTTTCCGACCATCACATTCTGTTTCAGAAGGATTACCCGCACCATTATGTCGATGACATGATGATGCGGGTATTACGGCCTTAA
- a CDS encoding Na+/H+ antiporter subunit E — MPLIIIVFILLLALWLLLTSGDLGSLLVGLPFIMLALWSYRLQRHAPYPLTFSFLGALRFAVFFLRESLRGGLDIALRVWQPRVSLSVAFYEYRLIFPQGPIRSFFMYCISLLPGTLSVCVSENGKLRLHVLDDRGAVAEDLARLEQRVCDLFALPCYKGAL; from the coding sequence ATGCCATTGATTATCATCGTATTTATATTGTTGCTGGCACTCTGGTTATTATTGACCAGCGGTGATCTCGGTTCTTTGCTGGTCGGGTTGCCGTTCATTATGCTGGCGCTGTGGAGTTATCGGTTGCAGCGCCATGCCCCTTATCCCTTAACGTTTTCATTCCTTGGTGCATTGCGCTTTGCGGTATTTTTCCTGCGCGAATCTTTGCGTGGTGGCTTGGATATTGCGTTGCGGGTGTGGCAACCGCGCGTGTCATTGTCGGTGGCCTTTTATGAATACCGTCTTATTTTTCCTCAAGGGCCAATCCGCTCGTTTTTTATGTATTGCATCAGTTTATTGCCGGGTACGTTGAGTGTGTGCGTGTCAGAAAATGGCAAGTTACGCTTGCATGTGCTCGATGATCGTGGCGCGGTAGCGGAAGATTTAGCCCGTTTGGAACAGCGGGTTTGTGATTTGTTTGCATTGCCTTGTTACAAGGGGGCGCTATGA
- a CDS encoding L-threonylcarbamoyladenylate synthase, with protein MHHFVSNNIAAACQAVQQGKVIAYPTEAVFGLGCDPANLEAVQRILTLKQRPAHKGLILIAADLQQLAPWLLPLEAALLQQILPTWPGAVTWLLPVRPEVSPLIRGEHDTLAVRVTAHPVCRELCQCLGHPLISTSANLNGQEPARNVTEILQQFDQQLGFVLDAPLGGQLQPTQIRDGRTGQVIRPG; from the coding sequence TTGCACCATTTTGTAAGCAATAACATTGCAGCGGCCTGCCAAGCAGTGCAACAGGGTAAAGTGATTGCTTACCCAACCGAAGCGGTGTTTGGCTTAGGCTGTGACCCGGCTAATCTTGAGGCGGTGCAGCGCATTCTTACGCTTAAACAACGCCCTGCACACAAAGGGCTGATTCTGATTGCTGCCGACTTGCAACAGCTTGCCCCTTGGTTGTTACCGCTCGAAGCGGCGTTACTGCAACAAATCTTACCCACTTGGCCGGGGGCGGTGACGTGGTTGTTACCCGTGCGCCCTGAGGTTTCCCCGCTCATTCGAGGCGAACACGACACACTGGCGGTGCGGGTCACAGCGCATCCTGTTTGCCGGGAATTGTGCCAATGTCTGGGGCATCCGCTCATTTCCACCAGTGCCAATTTAAATGGGCAAGAACCTGCCCGCAACGTGACAGAAATCCTCCAGCAATTTGACCAGCAATTGGGATTTGTCTTGGATGCGCCCTTGGGCGGGCAATTACAGCCTACCCAAATTCGCGATGGGCGTACCGGGCAGGTGATCCGCCCTGGTTAA
- a CDS encoding MrpF/PhaF family protein codes for MNTVLLALVVVLALVLLISLLIMLARTRLTDRLLAVQLLGTLGVAMLLVLAVVMQQRAFLDTALVLVMLAVVVTAVFTHRQRGGKS; via the coding sequence ATGAATACGGTGCTATTGGCGCTAGTGGTGGTATTAGCCCTGGTGTTACTCATCAGTTTACTGATTATGTTAGCGCGGACGCGGTTAACTGACCGCTTGTTGGCGGTGCAATTGTTGGGAACGTTGGGTGTCGCGATGTTGCTGGTGCTGGCAGTGGTGATGCAGCAACGGGCGTTTTTGGATACCGCCTTGGTTCTGGTGATGCTGGCGGTTGTGGTCACGGCAGTCTTTACCCACCGGCAGCGGGGAGGCAAATCATGA
- a CDS encoding complex I subunit 5 family protein, giving the protein MNEAASVVWVISLPLLGALLATVWRQRAATIGWISSALTAGCAVWLLWVVQHAGVQQLALGGWEIGLGISLYADGLAAVMVLMSSLVVLGCSVYARQYFRAQRQHELFWPLWLLLATALNALFLAGDLFNVYVTLELLGISASALTALGAKRAALRAALRYLVVGLLGSMLYLMAITLLYAAYGTLNAVQIAEALQVNPLGWAALLLMLAGLALKMALFPLHFWLPPAHSNAPAPVSAALSALVVKAAFYLVVRLWFEVFAPLTTPLLANVLGALGAMAVLWGSWSALRAERLKLLAAYSSVAQLGYLVMFFPLLMVLEGEARHWLFGAMVLFALSHAFAKSALFLAAGILMQYAGHDRIRELSGTTQALPLTTFVIALAGIALVGLPPSGAFLGKWYLLDAAFKTGQWWWVLVLVAGSLLATAYVFRLLGHAFGHLPAVKRPIVAATQEMPALALALLATFGLGLGAMSLWSWLAHTGTGAGL; this is encoded by the coding sequence ATGAATGAAGCTGCGAGTGTCGTTTGGGTAATTAGCCTGCCGTTGCTGGGCGCATTGCTGGCAACGGTGTGGCGGCAACGCGCGGCGACGATTGGTTGGATCAGCAGCGCATTAACGGCGGGATGCGCGGTCTGGCTGTTGTGGGTGGTGCAACACGCTGGAGTGCAACAACTGGCGCTGGGTGGCTGGGAAATCGGTCTGGGCATCAGCTTGTACGCGGATGGTTTGGCGGCTGTCATGGTGCTGATGAGCAGTCTGGTGGTGTTGGGGTGCAGTGTGTATGCGCGGCAGTATTTTCGGGCGCAGCGTCAGCATGAATTGTTTTGGCCGTTGTGGTTGTTGTTAGCCACGGCGTTGAATGCGTTGTTTTTGGCGGGTGATTTGTTCAATGTGTATGTCACTTTGGAATTGTTGGGAATTTCAGCGTCGGCACTTACCGCGTTAGGGGCGAAACGGGCGGCATTGCGGGCAGCCTTGCGCTATCTGGTGGTGGGGCTATTGGGGTCGATGCTGTATCTAATGGCTATCACCTTGCTGTATGCCGCTTACGGCACACTGAACGCTGTGCAAATTGCCGAGGCATTGCAAGTTAACCCCTTGGGCTGGGCAGCGCTGTTGCTGATGTTGGCAGGGTTGGCGTTGAAAATGGCGTTATTCCCGCTGCATTTCTGGTTGCCTCCAGCGCATTCTAATGCGCCCGCGCCGGTGAGTGCGGCATTATCGGCGTTGGTGGTGAAAGCGGCATTTTATTTGGTGGTACGGCTGTGGTTTGAGGTGTTTGCACCGTTGACAACGCCACTGCTGGCGAATGTTTTGGGCGCATTGGGTGCAATGGCAGTGTTGTGGGGGTCTTGGTCAGCGTTGCGGGCAGAACGCTTGAAATTATTGGCGGCGTATTCCAGTGTGGCGCAATTGGGCTATTTGGTGATGTTTTTCCCGCTGTTGATGGTGTTGGAGGGCGAAGCACGGCACTGGTTGTTTGGGGCAATGGTGTTGTTTGCGCTGTCTCATGCGTTTGCGAAATCGGCATTGTTTTTGGCAGCGGGGATTTTGATGCAATACGCCGGGCATGACCGTATCCGCGAATTGAGTGGTACGACGCAAGCCTTGCCATTGACCACGTTTGTGATTGCGTTGGCGGGCATTGCCTTGGTGGGCTTGCCACCGAGTGGGGCGTTTCTGGGTAAGTGGTATTTGTTGGATGCGGCGTTTAAGACGGGGCAATGGTGGTGGGTGCTGGTCTTGGTGGCGGGGTCGTTATTGGCAACCGCTTATGTGTTCCGTTTGTTGGGGCACGCTTTCGGGCATTTGCCAGCGGTTAAGCGCCCGATTGTGGCGGCTACGCAGGAAATGCCTGCCTTGGCATTGGCATTGCTGGCAACCTTTGGGCTGGGCTTAGGGGCAATGAGTCTGTGGTCATGGTTGGCGCACACTGGCACAGGGGCAGGGCTATGA
- a CDS encoding LysR family transcriptional regulator has translation MMNLRHITLHQLRLFYSVGKHLSFTRAAEELHLTQPAVSIQIKRLEESVGIPLTEQIGKRLFLTEAGRELFEACRDVLDRLRVLNDDMIGMEEGVKGPLNISAITTAKYFMPHLLGTFLKDYPRVEPRLTITNQAKVIRRLEDNLDDLVIMGTVPTSGNLELAAEYFLDNPIVVIAPPNHPLVGERNITLERIAQERFLSREEGSGTRAARIKLFAEHGLEANIYMELGSSEAIKQAVMAGLGISVLSFHNLRLELEAGLLAVLDVQHFPLMRRWHAVHLKGKKLSNTSKRFLDFLLQDGARMWEDINVKRLHLPTSLLNPKLEPDADE, from the coding sequence ATGATGAACCTGCGCCACATTACCCTGCACCAGTTGCGCCTGTTTTACAGCGTAGGCAAGCACTTGTCCTTTACTCGTGCGGCGGAAGAATTGCACCTGACGCAACCGGCGGTGTCTATCCAGATTAAACGCTTGGAGGAGAGTGTCGGTATCCCGTTGACGGAACAAATCGGCAAACGTTTATTCCTAACCGAAGCGGGGCGTGAACTGTTTGAGGCGTGTCGCGATGTTCTCGACCGCTTGCGGGTGCTCAACGACGACATGATCGGCATGGAAGAAGGGGTGAAAGGCCCTTTGAATATTTCAGCGATTACCACCGCGAAGTATTTCATGCCGCATTTACTCGGCACCTTCCTCAAGGATTACCCACGGGTGGAGCCACGTCTCACCATTACCAACCAAGCGAAAGTGATCCGCCGTTTGGAGGATAATCTGGATGACTTGGTGATCATGGGGACGGTTCCCACCAGCGGTAATCTGGAACTCGCCGCTGAATATTTCCTTGATAACCCCATTGTGGTGATTGCCCCGCCTAATCACCCCTTGGTTGGGGAACGCAACATTACCTTGGAACGCATTGCCCAAGAACGCTTTTTGTCACGCGAAGAAGGTTCCGGCACTCGCGCTGCCCGCATCAAACTGTTTGCCGAACACGGGTTGGAAGCCAATATTTACATGGAACTTGGCAGTAGCGAAGCCATCAAGCAAGCGGTCATGGCAGGCTTGGGCATTTCGGTATTGTCGTTTCACAATTTGCGCCTCGAATTGGAAGCGGGTTTGCTCGCCGTCTTGGATGTGCAACATTTTCCGCTCATGCGCCGTTGGCACGCGGTGCATTTGAAGGGGAAAAAGCTTTCCAATACTTCCAAACGCTTTCTCGATTTTCTGTTGCAAGACGGGGCGCGGATGTGGGAAGACATCAACGTTAAGCGCTTGCACCTGCCAACCTCGCTTTTGAACCCAAAACTTGAGCCTGATGCCGATGAATAA
- a CDS encoding Na(+)/H(+) antiporter subunit B produces the protein MNLLDGLWGILDLLLVAVLLLLAMAAVLSSDRRRSMMLFIVFGLVLALVWARLHAPDIALAEAAIGAGLGGALLMATLRRDTHQQTDQFPQHPVVLWGAGVLVMVLGTMIAWGLFSVLPTVEQTWRKGAAVDAHLAFSGVSHPVTAVLLNFRAWDTLLELAVLLAAILGIRALGYVRSAYVTEAAFSQLAVWLVPLLILMAGYVLWAGAHSPGGAFQAGALLAGAGILLRLAGYSHAGLPTTRWLVRLGLVAGTGVFLLVGLGLLGWGQGFLHYPVAYAKWWILLIEMLATVSIGMTLTLAFMGGIPQKEAA, from the coding sequence ATGAATCTGCTTGATGGCTTATGGGGCATTTTGGATCTGTTGCTGGTGGCGGTGTTGTTGTTATTGGCAATGGCGGCGGTACTGAGCAGTGATCGGCGGCGTAGCATGATGCTGTTTATCGTGTTTGGTTTGGTATTGGCGTTGGTGTGGGCGCGGTTACACGCCCCGGATATTGCACTGGCGGAAGCCGCGATTGGGGCGGGGTTGGGCGGGGCGTTGTTAATGGCAACCTTGCGGCGCGATACGCATCAGCAGACCGATCAGTTTCCACAACACCCTGTGGTGTTATGGGGCGCGGGCGTGTTGGTAATGGTACTGGGAACGATGATTGCGTGGGGCTTGTTCTCGGTATTGCCCACGGTGGAACAAACCTGGCGCAAAGGCGCGGCGGTCGATGCGCACTTGGCATTCAGCGGGGTTAGCCACCCGGTAACAGCGGTGTTATTGAATTTCCGAGCATGGGATACCTTGTTGGAATTGGCGGTGTTGTTGGCGGCCATTTTGGGGATTCGTGCCTTGGGGTATGTGCGTTCGGCGTATGTGACGGAAGCCGCATTCAGCCAATTGGCGGTGTGGTTGGTGCCCTTATTGATTCTAATGGCGGGTTATGTGCTGTGGGCGGGAGCGCATTCACCGGGTGGAGCATTTCAGGCGGGGGCATTGCTGGCGGGGGCGGGCATTTTGCTGCGCTTGGCGGGGTATTCCCATGCGGGGTTGCCGACGACACGTTGGTTGGTACGTTTGGGCTTGGTGGCAGGAACGGGTGTGTTTTTGCTGGTGGGTTTGGGGCTGTTGGGGTGGGGGCAGGGTTTCCTGCATTACCCGGTCGCTTATGCAAAATGGTGGATATTATTGATTGAAATGCTGGCTACGGTGTCGATTGGGATGACGCTGACGTTGGCTTTCATGGGCGGGATACCGCAGAAGGAGGCAGCGTGA
- a CDS encoding monovalent cation/H(+) antiporter subunit G: protein MILDALSVLLLVLGLFFFVSGLLGLWRFPDTFARLHALTKADNLGLGLVMTGLLFQVPDVLWAIKFVLVWLLALVASAVNAHLIAVFLHRQQEGHDESA, encoded by the coding sequence ATGATCCTTGATGCGCTTTCCGTGCTATTGCTGGTGCTGGGTTTGTTTTTCTTTGTGTCCGGTTTGTTGGGGTTGTGGCGGTTTCCCGATACGTTTGCGCGGCTTCATGCCCTGACTAAGGCGGATAATTTGGGCTTGGGGTTGGTGATGACCGGCTTGCTATTCCAAGTACCCGATGTGTTGTGGGCGATTAAATTCGTCTTGGTGTGGTTGCTGGCATTGGTGGCGAGTGCGGTGAATGCGCATTTGATTGCGGTATTCCTGCACCGGCAACAGGAGGGACACGATGAATCTGCTTGA
- a CDS encoding complex I subunit 5 family protein, producing MNELLNVLTEALGKNLPLWIVLSSFSVGLVIFFVQEGSHRLRTTLNLLAAVVKLALVGVLLWGVYHGQVYEVRWVIAPNLELLLHADALSMLFVTLSALLWLVTTVYAIGYLEHSPHRSRFFGFFSLCVSATVGLALAGNLVTFVMFYEFLTLATYPLVAHKGSHEARKAARLYLAYTFTGGLLLLVAVVWLKSIAGPLTFVQGGILDTLPAETHSALRWIFLLMIVGLGVKAALVPLHGWLPKAMVAPAPVSALLHAVAVVKAGAFGIVRVVYDVYGVEFAAVLGVLVPLGIVAAFTIVYGSTLALFQDELKKRLAYSTVSQVSYIILGTAILGPLATVGGIVHLVHQGLMKITLFFAAGNYAETLGIHRVSQMNGVGKRMPLTTLAFTLGALGMIGIPPMAGFISKWYLGLGALEAGVLLWVMPVLIASSLLNAAYFLPILYRAWFLPADPWPDEHIKAQRWETHGMLLWPPVITASLALLAGLFASLPFSPLEWAQLITAREYK from the coding sequence ATGAACGAGTTATTGAATGTTCTCACCGAAGCGCTGGGAAAAAATTTACCGCTGTGGATTGTGCTGAGTTCGTTTAGCGTCGGTTTGGTGATTTTCTTTGTGCAGGAAGGCAGCCATCGCTTACGCACCACCTTGAATTTGCTGGCGGCAGTGGTGAAGTTGGCATTGGTTGGGGTCTTGCTGTGGGGGGTGTATCACGGGCAGGTGTACGAAGTGCGCTGGGTGATTGCGCCCAATCTGGAATTGCTATTGCACGCCGATGCATTGTCGATGTTGTTTGTGACCTTATCTGCCTTGCTGTGGTTGGTGACAACGGTTTATGCGATTGGGTATCTGGAGCATTCCCCGCACCGCAGCCGCTTCTTTGGGTTTTTCAGCTTGTGCGTATCGGCAACCGTGGGTTTGGCGTTGGCGGGCAATCTGGTGACGTTTGTGATGTTTTACGAGTTTTTGACCTTGGCGACTTACCCCTTGGTGGCGCACAAAGGCTCGCATGAAGCCCGCAAAGCTGCGCGTTTGTATTTGGCTTATACCTTCACGGGTGGATTGCTGTTGCTGGTGGCAGTGGTGTGGTTGAAGTCGATTGCCGGGCCGTTGACGTTTGTGCAAGGGGGGATTCTGGATACCTTGCCTGCGGAAACGCACAGCGCCTTGCGTTGGATTTTCTTGCTGATGATCGTGGGTCTGGGGGTCAAAGCCGCTTTGGTGCCGTTGCACGGTTGGTTGCCCAAAGCAATGGTTGCGCCCGCGCCGGTCAGTGCGTTATTGCACGCGGTGGCGGTGGTGAAAGCAGGGGCATTTGGGATTGTGCGCGTGGTTTACGATGTGTATGGGGTGGAGTTTGCCGCTGTCTTGGGCGTATTAGTGCCATTAGGAATAGTGGCGGCGTTCACGATTGTGTACGGATCGACCTTGGCATTGTTTCAGGATGAGTTGAAAAAACGTTTGGCGTATTCGACGGTGAGTCAGGTGTCTTACATCATTTTGGGGACGGCAATCCTAGGCCCGTTGGCGACCGTGGGCGGTATTGTGCATTTGGTTCACCAAGGCTTGATGAAAATTACCTTGTTCTTTGCCGCCGGTAATTACGCGGAAACCTTGGGGATTCACCGCGTCAGTCAAATGAACGGGGTGGGCAAACGAATGCCGCTAACCACGTTGGCATTTACCTTGGGGGCGTTGGGGATGATTGGGATTCCACCAATGGCGGGGTTTATTTCCAAATGGTATTTGGGGTTGGGGGCGTTGGAAGCAGGGGTATTGCTGTGGGTAATGCCGGTGTTGATTGCCAGTAGCTTGCTGAACGCGGCGTATTTTCTGCCCATTTTGTACCGTGCGTGGTTTTTGCCTGCTGACCCTTGGCCAGACGAACACATTAAGGCGCAGCGTTGGGAAACGCATGGCATGTTGTTGTGGCCGCCCGTGATTACCGCGAGTTTGGCGTTATTGGCAGGCTTGTTCGCGTCTTTGCCGTTTAGTCCGTTGGAGTGGGCGCAATTGATCACCGCTAGGGAGTACAAATAA
- a CDS encoding cation:proton antiporter subunit C yields the protein MAGLSAINPQFLYVCAGIFLFAIGLWGTWLHAHYVRKIISLNVMGAGVFLTLIAVAYRGENLPPDPVPHALVLTGIVVAVSATALALVIIRRLEDATDE from the coding sequence ATGGCGGGGTTAAGTGCAATCAATCCGCAGTTTTTGTATGTGTGCGCTGGCATTTTCCTGTTCGCCATTGGTTTGTGGGGAACTTGGTTACATGCCCATTATGTGCGCAAAATTATTAGCTTGAATGTGATGGGTGCGGGGGTGTTTCTGACGCTGATCGCGGTGGCGTATCGCGGTGAAAATCTGCCCCCCGACCCTGTGCCTCATGCCTTGGTGTTGACCGGCATTGTGGTGGCTGTCAGTGCAACAGCGTTGGCATTGGTGATTATCCGCCGTTTGGAGGATGCAACCGATGAATGA